A window of the Desulforapulum autotrophicum HRM2 genome harbors these coding sequences:
- a CDS encoding glycosyltransferase family protein, which translates to MDEKFTFNILMYSHDTYGLGHIRRTMAIAEHLSSEDTNILILTGSPMAGRFRFPMGVDYVRIPGMIKRSNEDYFPLSIRIDPVQALEIRKSIVLATAQTFRPDLFIVDKEPLGLKREVLPTLEWINTDLKGCCTVLGLRDVMDDADTVRQNWQGKGVYENVERLYTEVWVYGDKALYDPVVEYAIPETISSKLYFTGYIPRKVPPPFEVEDIQKQLALDPKERLVTVTTGGGGDGFWVLNAYLTMLEIMAASSDPFPFKTVLITGPFLSDDENAVVHERARALGILVYQFFIHMEQLFAASDLVVCMGGYNTVCEILSLKIPSLVIPREDPRKEQLIRAMAMEKKGLLDYISWAMVSPDLMREKILAMLSHSGCFRRAMADFSLTGIDRICSRISTFRNKKNGNKSKETDALECPSPPEGA; encoded by the coding sequence ATGGACGAGAAGTTCACCTTTAATATTCTCATGTATTCCCATGACACATATGGGCTCGGCCATATCCGACGCACCATGGCCATTGCTGAACATTTAAGCTCTGAGGATACCAATATCCTCATCTTGACAGGGTCTCCCATGGCGGGCCGGTTCAGGTTCCCCATGGGCGTTGACTATGTGCGTATCCCGGGAATGATCAAGCGTTCCAATGAGGACTACTTCCCCCTTTCCATCCGGATTGATCCAGTCCAGGCCCTGGAGATAAGAAAGAGCATTGTACTGGCAACTGCACAGACCTTTCGGCCGGACCTTTTCATTGTTGACAAGGAACCCCTGGGGCTGAAACGCGAAGTGCTGCCTACCCTGGAGTGGATCAACACGGATCTTAAAGGCTGCTGCACGGTCCTGGGCCTGAGGGATGTGATGGATGATGCCGATACGGTAAGGCAGAACTGGCAGGGAAAAGGGGTGTATGAAAACGTTGAACGACTCTATACTGAGGTATGGGTTTACGGGGACAAGGCCCTTTATGATCCTGTTGTTGAGTACGCCATTCCCGAAACCATTTCCAGTAAACTTTATTTTACCGGATATATCCCAAGAAAGGTGCCTCCGCCCTTTGAGGTGGAGGATATCCAGAAACAGCTTGCCCTTGACCCAAAAGAGCGCCTGGTGACGGTGACCACCGGGGGGGGAGGGGACGGTTTCTGGGTGCTCAACGCCTATCTCACCATGCTGGAAATCATGGCAGCATCGTCTGACCCTTTTCCCTTCAAGACCGTTCTCATCACAGGGCCGTTTCTTTCCGATGATGAAAATGCCGTTGTTCATGAACGGGCAAGGGCCCTTGGGATTCTGGTGTATCAGTTTTTTATCCACATGGAACAGCTGTTTGCAGCCTCTGATCTTGTGGTGTGCATGGGGGGGTACAACACCGTGTGCGAAATCCTTTCCCTTAAGATCCCCTCCCTTGTTATTCCCAGGGAGGACCCCCGCAAGGAACAACTCATCCGGGCCATGGCCATGGAAAAAAAGGGGCTGCTTGATTATATTTCCTGGGCCATGGTGAGCCCCGATCTTATGCGGGAGAAAATTCTGGCCATGCTTTCCCATTCTGGATGCTTTCGCAGGGCCATGGCGGATTTTTCCCTCACAGGCATT
- a CDS encoding GSCFA domain-containing protein, which yields MARSQMYPIHRFSTWQVWPGSYDNPPISEYYPFPERSDFAIDNTTPIASMGSCFAREIRKRLIKKGYNYIQEERDHPASVHASAAWERTYSIFSMRQIFEYTFGSFDPIIRWWISPETQTVQDPFRRVVLYDNLKQARKDFKQHISFSRKALTKARVIILTLGMTEVWEDQEDQTVICVPAGPYVNEGGDMDRYRFRVTRYLENLENLERIHTLLHLHNPECKILITVSPVQLWATFRTDLDVISASCNSKSTLRAVADVFASDHDNVSYFPAYEMAILHSVIMGKNPFADGKENFHVSKETVDHIMEQFFTFYAGKNSL from the coding sequence TTGGCCCGTTCCCAGATGTACCCCATTCATCGTTTCAGCACCTGGCAGGTGTGGCCGGGATCCTATGACAATCCTCCCATAAGTGAATATTATCCCTTTCCCGAAAGGTCGGATTTTGCCATTGATAACACAACACCCATCGCCTCCATGGGGTCCTGTTTTGCCCGGGAGATCCGCAAGCGGCTCATAAAAAAAGGATATAACTATATCCAGGAAGAGCGTGACCACCCCGCCTCGGTCCATGCCAGTGCCGCCTGGGAGAGGACCTACAGCATCTTTTCCATGCGGCAGATTTTTGAATACACCTTTGGATCGTTTGACCCCATCATTCGGTGGTGGATATCTCCTGAAACACAGACCGTCCAGGACCCCTTTCGCCGGGTCGTCCTCTATGACAATCTTAAACAGGCGCGTAAAGATTTTAAGCAGCATATTTCTTTTTCAAGAAAGGCCCTTACTAAAGCCCGGGTGATTATTCTTACCCTGGGAATGACTGAGGTCTGGGAGGACCAGGAGGACCAGACCGTTATCTGTGTGCCAGCAGGTCCCTATGTCAACGAGGGGGGAGACATGGATCGCTATCGGTTCCGGGTGACCCGCTACCTGGAGAATCTTGAAAATCTTGAACGGATTCACACCCTTCTCCACCTTCACAATCCCGAATGCAAGATCCTCATCACCGTTTCTCCCGTCCAGCTGTGGGCAACCTTCAGAACTGACCTTGATGTGATTTCAGCCAGCTGTAATTCCAAATCCACCTTGAGGGCTGTGGCTGACGTATTTGCGTCTGACCACGACAATGTGTCGTATTTTCCGGCCTATGAGATGGCAATCCTTCATTCGGTGATCATGGGAAAGAATCCCTTTGCCGATGGCAAGGAAAATTTCCATGTGAGCAAGGAAACCGTGGATCACATCATGGAACAGTTCTTTACCTTTTACGCAGGAAAAAATTCATTATAG
- a CDS encoding pyridoxamine 5'-phosphate oxidase family protein: MAKMTNRIKALFEKVPTAILATATVDGTPNAVPIGAKKIIDDETILISDQFFNKTLENLMANPKVAVTWWEGHEGYQIKGTAIVETTGKRFEDTARWMEERSAKAGFPLKSKGAVIIHVDGIYGVSPGPGAGKKLV, from the coding sequence ATGGCTAAGATGACAAATCGAATAAAAGCCCTTTTTGAAAAGGTTCCCACTGCCATTCTTGCAACGGCAACTGTGGATGGAACGCCTAATGCCGTGCCCATTGGCGCTAAAAAGATTATTGACGACGAGACGATCCTTATTTCAGATCAGTTTTTCAACAAAACCCTGGAAAACCTCATGGCCAATCCCAAGGTTGCTGTCACCTGGTGGGAAGGCCATGAGGGCTACCAGATCAAGGGAACCGCCATCGTTGAAACCACTGGCAAGCGGTTTGAGGATACGGCGCGCTGGATGGAAGAACGCAGTGCTAAAGCCGGGTTCCCCCTGAAATCCAAGGGTGCGGTTATCATCCATGTGGACGGGATTTATGGGGTGTCTCCCGGACCTGGGGCTGGAAAAAAACTGGTCTGA
- a CDS encoding outer membrane homotrimeric porin: MSKIERITHKSFMYTPAIIVLLAAILAFSPLNATAMTFDAGEMGKMEVSGAIKASFGATQYLDFVDNNSKGDDADFDATRELNLRVDWILNDNLKGVVSFQIGEGSTGGYFGSTDAAVGGEEDGDLILELDKLYIDYTTNGGVNFKLGSQSFNLHEIAYGSNIFYETPPGVTMMAPLSETVSLEVGWFRMADLMDDSESETDDQADFIFAKMPLSMGTVKVTPWAAYANIQEDVIDTDEDNNYYKYAYFDYPGLLTGANSAITNANPTDNVNAYYLGASIQFSPNKNLAVSASATYGDMDWQTATVDASISGFFTDLVVDYKMASMTPEFFVLYGNGPDADDSDIDMMPVLIGGPTYTSSYFGGSRFNDNMFDSYDSTYATSMWAVGFKLKDIRTGERLTHEFQIMYAEGTADDSIFQSPDDILLNEDESLVEVNFNSEFQVMKHLVFATELGYITFDEDSDYNEEINGDVEDFWKIACSIELSF; the protein is encoded by the coding sequence ATGAGCAAAATTGAGAGAATCACCCACAAATCATTTATGTACACCCCGGCAATCATCGTGCTGCTGGCTGCAATCCTGGCTTTCAGCCCTTTAAACGCAACTGCCATGACCTTTGATGCTGGAGAAATGGGAAAGATGGAGGTGAGTGGCGCCATCAAGGCCAGCTTTGGCGCAACCCAGTACCTGGATTTTGTGGACAACAATTCCAAGGGAGACGATGCAGATTTTGACGCAACAAGGGAATTAAATCTCAGGGTCGACTGGATTTTAAACGATAACCTGAAAGGTGTTGTAAGCTTTCAGATAGGAGAAGGATCCACGGGCGGATATTTTGGATCAACCGATGCCGCAGTGGGGGGGGAGGAAGACGGCGATTTAATCCTGGAACTTGACAAGCTATATATTGATTACACAACAAATGGCGGCGTGAACTTTAAATTAGGCTCCCAGAGCTTTAACCTCCATGAAATTGCCTATGGTTCGAACATTTTCTATGAAACCCCACCCGGCGTTACCATGATGGCACCGTTGTCCGAAACCGTCTCCCTGGAGGTAGGCTGGTTCAGGATGGCGGATCTCATGGATGATTCGGAAAGCGAAACCGACGACCAGGCCGATTTTATTTTTGCCAAAATGCCCCTTTCCATGGGTACCGTCAAGGTGACCCCCTGGGCAGCCTATGCCAACATCCAGGAAGATGTAATTGACACTGACGAGGATAATAATTACTACAAATACGCCTATTTTGACTATCCCGGTCTGCTCACAGGCGCCAACAGCGCCATCACCAATGCCAATCCCACAGACAATGTAAACGCATATTACCTGGGTGCCTCCATTCAATTCTCCCCCAACAAAAATCTTGCCGTCAGTGCAAGCGCAACCTATGGCGACATGGACTGGCAAACAGCCACTGTGGATGCAAGCATCTCCGGTTTTTTCACCGACCTTGTGGTTGACTACAAAATGGCGTCCATGACCCCTGAATTTTTTGTACTTTATGGCAACGGTCCAGATGCCGATGATTCAGACATCGACATGATGCCCGTCCTCATTGGTGGACCAACCTACACCTCCTCCTACTTTGGCGGCAGCCGTTTCAACGACAACATGTTTGACTCCTATGATTCAACCTATGCCACATCCATGTGGGCCGTAGGTTTCAAGCTCAAAGACATTAGAACTGGGGAAAGACTCACCCATGAATTCCAGATCATGTATGCAGAGGGTACTGCCGATGACTCGATTTTTCAATCACCAGATGACATTCTCCTGAACGAGGACGAAAGCCTTGTGGAGGTCAACTTCAATTCAGAATTCCAGGTGATGAAGCACCTTGTTTTTGCAACTGAACTGGGCTATATAACCTTTGACGAAGACAGCGACTATAATGAGGAGATCAACGGCGATGTGGAAGATTTCTGGAAAATCGCCTGTTCCATTGAGTTAAGCTTCTAG
- a CDS encoding ATP-binding cassette domain-containing protein, protein MERKKTLYFWVLKRHRLWQAATLVLILLSISLQILPLELQKRIVNIAIKSGNVPLLIQYSLGFLVSFIGFGCLKFIINMMQAQLGQIILYEIRSELYGHLLQLPLHFFRNHPPGTIINALAGELSSVGHFIGTALTVPISLGLTLLSFGAYMVYLNPLLGAISLLLFPIELILIPYLQKRYNLHNRNRIETLRRISNKIDESVSGIIEIQGNALFPREQKNFDLFSSSLVATMKQLFLIKYAIKMINNLFQNAGPFLLFILGGYLTIQGDFSLGALIACLSAYGKVYDPWKEMIEFYQAHQDAVVRYNRVMETFNLEPEFSMSPTDRSIFTLRGHINVRHLNYSTANHIKLLHDISFDLQSGEHMAIVGFSGSGKSTLAMILGQLYTYQQGEVLFDDHHQKRLTKKDISCNMGYVAQHPYLFDTSVGENIMLGIPEDCPRLAQDAPGAKALLNAVGLTDDILKFALENKLQPSREALFAEKIINFRWTLRQTLGTDLYERIELFDATKFLNHTDIYENLVFSDKFHRTLARETIAENRQFRTFLDTFGLDDDLVCLGYKIAEQSAFLLKNLADDPAFFKSTPMDIKDMARYEALVERYPQCRPKEMHPRDKTLFFSLALTYVPARHKVASVSRQMQDTIVAFRKAFLDDFIKVDFNQCTRTMGDLLSGNPMKKDQLLLRKENTVFCPGEYLSSKSVLENLLFGCVKTEYTSSSPRIREQVIKVLENDQEMCDQLISTGLDFRVGSKGDRLSGGQKQKIALARALGKQPPLLILDEATASLDNMSQKQVQAYITNHLKGLSTVISVIHRTDLLPFYDKILVLKDGKLLEMGKYQDLIDKKEIFYELVQGR, encoded by the coding sequence ATGGAGAGAAAAAAAACCCTGTATTTCTGGGTACTGAAACGGCACAGACTGTGGCAGGCAGCAACCCTTGTGCTGATCCTGTTGAGCATATCCCTGCAAATCCTTCCCCTTGAGTTACAGAAACGCATCGTCAATATCGCCATCAAATCAGGAAACGTTCCCCTGTTGATCCAGTACTCCCTTGGGTTCCTGGTTTCATTCATCGGTTTTGGCTGCCTGAAATTTATCATCAATATGATGCAGGCCCAGCTGGGACAGATCATCCTTTATGAAATTCGAAGTGAACTCTACGGCCATCTCCTGCAATTGCCCCTTCATTTTTTTCGAAACCATCCCCCTGGAACCATCATCAACGCCCTGGCCGGAGAGCTTTCAAGCGTTGGCCATTTCATCGGCACTGCATTGACGGTTCCCATCTCCCTGGGATTGACCCTGCTCAGTTTTGGTGCCTATATGGTATACTTGAATCCCCTTCTCGGGGCCATCAGCCTGTTGCTCTTTCCCATTGAACTGATTTTAATTCCCTATCTTCAGAAACGTTACAACCTTCACAACCGGAATCGAATCGAAACCCTGCGCAGGATCAGTAACAAAATAGACGAATCCGTCTCCGGAATCATCGAGATTCAGGGGAATGCCCTTTTCCCGAGGGAGCAAAAAAACTTTGACCTTTTTTCATCCTCCCTTGTGGCGACCATGAAGCAGCTTTTTCTCATCAAATACGCCATTAAGATGATCAACAACCTGTTTCAGAATGCAGGACCGTTTCTGCTCTTCATCCTTGGCGGCTACCTGACCATCCAGGGAGATTTTTCCCTGGGCGCTCTGATCGCCTGCCTCTCAGCCTATGGGAAAGTTTATGATCCCTGGAAGGAGATGATCGAATTCTATCAGGCCCACCAGGACGCCGTGGTGCGCTACAACCGGGTCATGGAAACCTTTAACCTTGAACCTGAGTTTTCAATGTCACCCACGGACCGCAGCATTTTTACCCTAAGGGGCCATATCAACGTCAGACATCTCAACTACTCCACCGCCAACCATATCAAGCTGCTCCATGATATCTCCTTTGACCTGCAATCCGGGGAACACATGGCCATTGTCGGATTTTCCGGCAGTGGTAAAAGCACCCTTGCCATGATTCTGGGTCAACTTTACACCTACCAGCAGGGGGAAGTCCTGTTCGACGACCACCACCAGAAACGGCTCACCAAAAAGGACATCAGCTGCAACATGGGCTATGTTGCCCAGCACCCCTACCTTTTTGACACCAGTGTGGGGGAAAACATCATGCTGGGTATCCCTGAAGATTGTCCCAGACTGGCCCAGGATGCCCCCGGGGCAAAAGCGCTTCTCAATGCAGTTGGGTTAACGGACGACATTCTCAAGTTTGCCCTTGAAAACAAGCTTCAACCTTCCAGGGAAGCACTCTTTGCTGAAAAGATCATTAACTTCCGCTGGACCCTGAGGCAAACCCTTGGCACTGACCTTTACGAAAGGATCGAACTCTTTGATGCAACAAAGTTTCTCAACCACACGGACATCTATGAGAACCTGGTATTCAGTGATAAATTTCATAGAACCCTTGCCCGGGAAACCATTGCTGAGAACAGGCAATTTCGTACCTTCCTGGACACCTTTGGGCTGGATGACGACCTTGTCTGCCTGGGCTACAAAATTGCCGAGCAATCGGCTTTTCTGTTAAAAAACCTTGCGGATGACCCGGCCTTTTTCAAATCAACCCCCATGGACATCAAAGACATGGCACGCTACGAAGCCCTTGTGGAACGTTACCCACAATGCCGACCCAAAGAGATGCACCCACGGGACAAGACCCTTTTTTTCTCCCTGGCCCTGACCTATGTACCAGCCAGGCACAAGGTGGCATCCGTGTCCAGACAGATGCAGGACACCATCGTGGCCTTTCGTAAAGCTTTTCTGGATGATTTCATCAAGGTCGATTTTAATCAATGCACCCGCACCATGGGCGATCTGCTGTCTGGAAATCCCATGAAAAAGGATCAGCTACTCCTTAGGAAAGAAAACACCGTGTTTTGCCCCGGAGAATACCTCTCGTCCAAGTCAGTTCTTGAAAACCTGCTGTTCGGGTGTGTCAAAACAGAATACACCTCATCCTCTCCCCGAATCCGGGAACAGGTCATCAAGGTATTGGAGAACGATCAGGAAATGTGTGACCAACTGATCAGCACAGGCCTTGATTTCAGGGTAGGGAGCAAGGGTGATCGCCTGTCCGGCGGTCAAAAGCAAAAAATCGCCCTTGCCAGGGCCCTTGGGAAACAACCGCCGCTACTCATCCTTGACGAGGCAACGGCAAGCCTTGACAATATGTCCCAGAAACAGGTGCAGGCCTATATAACGAATCACCTAAAGGGGCTCTCCACGGTTATTTCGGTCATCCACAGAACAGACCTGCTACCTTTTTATGATAAAATCCTTGTTTTAAAGGATGGAAAACTGTTAGAAATGGGCAAGTACCAGGATCTGATAGATAAAAAGGAAATCTTTTATGAACTTGTGCAGGGCAGATGA
- a CDS encoding cyclic nucleotide-binding domain-containing protein, with amino-acid sequence MNLCRADETMERQSQKSIIEQNLDILRGIPAFHQLDYDILSLFALVADRRKYTQGETIFSRGDLLYTAFIIIQGEVELFLGTQDEKNSLERLGPGNFFGYMALLAEIQFNVGACALCDCELLTLDRDNFRKVMVRYPESCIVIVEKLIQARMKRMDFHMDLLLKT; translated from the coding sequence ATGAACTTGTGCAGGGCAGATGAGACCATGGAGAGACAGAGTCAAAAAAGCATTATTGAACAGAACCTGGACATCCTCAGGGGAATACCGGCATTTCATCAGCTTGATTACGACATCCTCAGCCTGTTTGCCCTGGTGGCAGACAGAAGAAAATATACCCAGGGGGAAACCATTTTTTCCAGGGGAGATCTTCTCTACACGGCATTTATAATCATCCAGGGAGAGGTGGAGCTATTTCTCGGCACCCAGGACGAAAAAAACAGCCTTGAACGCCTGGGACCGGGCAACTTCTTCGGCTACATGGCCCTTTTGGCAGAAATTCAGTTCAATGTGGGAGCCTGTGCCCTTTGCGATTGCGAACTGCTGACCCTGGACAGGGACAATTTCCGCAAGGTGATGGTCCGATATCCTGAAAGCTGCATAGTCATCGTTGAGAAATTGATCCAGGCGCGCATGAAAAGAATGGATTTTCACATGGACCTTCTGCTGAAGACCTGA